In the Acidovorax sp. A79 genome, one interval contains:
- a CDS encoding TfoX/Sxy family protein, which produces MPARPLSDETLHLIDAVRTALAHRSDVEERPLFGTHAFFVDGKMCVAVKGEELLVRLPPERHGEVQEMQNTRELSPGGGMKGYFWVEPNGYATRAQWNHWLEAALAYNPLAKASPRKKKTTNTPAAARKAPASTGTQPKKKTAAKKHSIFEADD; this is translated from the coding sequence ATGCCCGCCCGCCCCCTCTCCGACGAAACCCTGCACCTGATCGACGCCGTGCGCACGGCGCTCGCGCACCGCAGCGACGTGGAGGAGCGCCCGCTGTTCGGCACCCATGCGTTTTTTGTGGACGGCAAGATGTGTGTCGCCGTCAAGGGCGAGGAACTGCTGGTGCGCCTGCCGCCGGAGCGCCATGGCGAGGTGCAGGAGATGCAGAACACCCGCGAGCTGTCGCCCGGCGGCGGCATGAAGGGCTACTTCTGGGTGGAGCCCAATGGCTACGCCACGCGCGCACAGTGGAACCATTGGCTCGAAGCAGCCCTGGCCTACAACCCGCTGGCCAAGGCATCGCCGCGCAAGAAGAAAACAACCAACACCCCGGCCGCGGCCAGGAAAGCGCCCGCCAGCACCGGCACCCAGCCGAAGAAAAAAACCGCCGCGAAGAAGCACAGCATCTTCGAAGCCGACGACTGA
- a CDS encoding aspartyl/asparaginyl beta-hydroxylase domain-containing protein, with amino-acid sequence MTPLESPAQAQPQGVMVQGMQTARLPWRFDAAAALAEVNALPSSLWRTHFNEGRHDGGWQALALRSAPEAPIDVVPVDVPASGYADTPALEQCPTLRAMLDTMALPWKSVRLMQLLPGCEIKEHTDAGVCAARGEARLHVPLQTGEQVFFHVDGERIPLRAGECWYVDVSRPHRVRNRGSQTRVHLVADTSVDMRLFEAFRSSDAGEPLPDPSDPWSQFIRFRDFVGADAEHSARLSAITNTAEFVQESVRMGQDAGFQFDASDVESAMKAGRRAWVEQWIL; translated from the coding sequence ATGACGCCTCTGGAATCACCTGCGCAAGCACAGCCCCAGGGCGTGATGGTGCAGGGCATGCAAACAGCCCGGCTGCCCTGGCGGTTCGACGCCGCTGCGGCCCTGGCCGAAGTCAACGCCCTGCCCTCCTCGCTGTGGCGCACCCATTTCAACGAGGGCCGCCACGATGGTGGCTGGCAGGCCCTCGCGCTGCGTTCCGCGCCCGAGGCCCCCATCGATGTCGTTCCTGTTGATGTGCCGGCATCGGGCTATGCCGACACGCCCGCGCTGGAACAGTGCCCCACGCTGCGCGCCATGCTGGACACCATGGCCTTGCCCTGGAAGTCCGTGCGGCTCATGCAATTGCTGCCGGGCTGCGAAATCAAGGAGCACACCGATGCCGGCGTGTGCGCGGCGCGGGGCGAGGCCCGCCTGCACGTGCCGCTGCAGACGGGCGAGCAGGTGTTCTTCCATGTCGATGGCGAGCGCATCCCGCTGCGGGCTGGCGAGTGCTGGTACGTCGACGTATCGCGCCCGCACCGGGTTCGCAACCGTGGCAGCCAGACCCGGGTCCACCTGGTGGCGGACACCTCGGTGGACATGCGCCTGTTCGAGGCCTTCCGCTCCAGCGATGCCGGCGAGCCCCTGCCCGACCCCAGCGACCCGTGGAGCCAGTTCATCCGGTTTCGCGACTTCGTGGGAGCGGATGCGGAACACTCCGCAAGGCTCAGCGCCATCACCAACACCGCCGAGTTCGTGCAGGAATCGGTGCGCATGGGGCAGGACGCCGGCTTTCAATTTGACGCATCGGATGTGGAGTCGGCCATGAAGGCCGGGCGCCGCGCGTGGGTGGAACAATGGATTCTGTGA
- a CDS encoding acyl-CoA dehydrogenase family protein — MDFELTEEQRAFAQTARDFAQAEFAPHAALWDAEGIFPKEAIAKAGELGFCGLYAPENAGGLALPRLDATLVFEEMAAIDPSTTAFITIHNMATWMLGTWATPVVRDHWGPLLTTGEKLASYCLTEPGAGSDAASLKTRAELVGHDYVINGSKAFISGAGSTDVLVLMARTGDANSGASGVSAFAVPADAPGITYGKKEHKMGWNSQPTRTISFDNVRIPADHLLGREGEGFKIAMKGLDGGRINIATCSVGAAQGALNAAQQYMQDRKQFGKPIASFQALQFKLADMATELVAARQMVRLAASKLDAGARDASTYCAMAKRFATDAGFTVINDALQLHGGYGYIREYPLERLLRDARVHQILEGTNEIMRVIIARRMLDGDATEAIR; from the coding sequence ATGGACTTTGAACTCACCGAAGAACAACGCGCCTTTGCCCAGACGGCCCGCGACTTTGCGCAAGCCGAGTTCGCGCCCCACGCGGCGTTGTGGGACGCCGAGGGCATCTTCCCGAAGGAAGCCATCGCCAAGGCGGGCGAGCTGGGCTTTTGTGGCCTGTATGCACCCGAGAACGCCGGTGGCCTCGCCCTGCCCCGCCTGGACGCCACCCTGGTGTTCGAGGAAATGGCCGCCATCGACCCCAGCACCACCGCCTTCATCACCATCCACAACATGGCCACCTGGATGCTGGGCACCTGGGCCACCCCCGTCGTGCGCGACCACTGGGGGCCGCTGTTGACCACGGGCGAGAAGCTCGCGTCCTACTGCCTCACCGAGCCCGGCGCAGGCTCCGACGCCGCCTCGCTCAAGACGCGTGCCGAACTGGTGGGCCACGACTACGTCATCAACGGCAGCAAGGCCTTCATCAGCGGCGCAGGCAGCACCGACGTGCTGGTGCTCATGGCGCGCACGGGCGACGCGAATTCGGGCGCTAGCGGCGTCAGCGCCTTTGCCGTGCCAGCCGATGCACCCGGCATCACCTACGGCAAGAAGGAACACAAGATGGGCTGGAACAGCCAGCCCACGCGCACCATCAGTTTTGACAACGTGCGCATCCCGGCCGACCACCTGCTGGGCCGCGAGGGCGAAGGCTTCAAGATCGCGATGAAGGGCCTGGACGGCGGCCGCATCAACATCGCCACCTGCTCGGTGGGCGCGGCGCAAGGCGCGCTCAACGCCGCGCAGCAATACATGCAGGACCGCAAGCAGTTTGGCAAACCCATCGCCAGCTTCCAGGCCCTGCAGTTCAAGCTGGCCGACATGGCGACGGAACTCGTGGCCGCGCGCCAGATGGTGCGCCTGGCCGCCAGCAAGCTGGACGCGGGGGCCCGCGACGCCTCCACCTACTGCGCCATGGCCAAGCGCTTCGCCACCGACGCGGGCTTCACCGTCATCAACGACGCCCTGCAGTTGCACGGCGGCTATGGCTACATCCGCGAATACCCGCTGGAGCGCCTGCTGCGCGACGCGCGCGTGCACCAGATCCTGGAAGGCACGAACGAAATCATGCGCGTGATCATTGCGCGGCGCATGCTGGACGGGGATGCGACAGAGGCCATCCGCTAA
- a CDS encoding CoA-acylating methylmalonate-semialdehyde dehydrogenase — protein sequence MNAPTHVAALAPTVKLLIGGQFVESKTTEWRDVVNPATQEVLARVPFATAEEIDAAVASAKEAFKTWKKTPIGTRARIFLKYQQLIRENMAELAAILTAEQGKTLPDAEGDVFRGLEVVEHAASIGNLQLGELANNVAGGVDTYTLLQPLGVCAGITPFNFPAMIPLWMFPMAIATGNTFVLKPSEQDPMVTMRLVELALEAGIPPGVLNVIHGGEMAVNAICDHKDIKAVSFVGSTKVGTHVYNRATLAGKRAQCMMGAKNHAIILPDANKEQSLNAIAGAAFGAAGQRCMALPVVVLVGEAQKWIPDLVAKAKTLKVNGGTEKGTDVGPLVSCAALSRVEGLIERGIADGATLELDGRKPMVPGYEKGNFVGPTIFSNVKPGMAIYDQEIFGPVLALVPAADIDEAIEFINSNPNGNGTAIFTQSGAAARKFQEEIDVGQVGINVPIPVPVPLFSFTGSRASKLGDLGPYGKQVVMFYTQTKTVTARWFDDSTTSHGVNTTISLK from the coding sequence ATGAACGCACCCACCCACGTGGCCGCACTGGCCCCCACCGTCAAGCTGCTGATCGGCGGCCAGTTCGTCGAGTCCAAGACCACCGAGTGGCGCGACGTGGTGAACCCCGCCACGCAAGAGGTGCTGGCCCGCGTGCCCTTTGCCACGGCCGAAGAAATCGATGCCGCCGTGGCCTCGGCCAAGGAAGCGTTCAAGACCTGGAAGAAGACGCCCATCGGCACGCGCGCCCGCATCTTCCTCAAGTACCAGCAGCTCATCCGCGAAAACATGGCCGAGCTGGCCGCCATCCTCACGGCCGAACAAGGCAAGACCTTGCCCGACGCCGAAGGCGACGTGTTCCGTGGCCTGGAAGTGGTGGAACACGCCGCCAGCATCGGCAACCTGCAACTGGGCGAGCTGGCCAACAACGTGGCCGGCGGCGTCGATACCTACACCCTGCTGCAGCCCCTGGGCGTGTGCGCGGGCATCACCCCGTTCAACTTCCCGGCCATGATCCCGCTGTGGATGTTCCCCATGGCGATTGCCACGGGCAACACCTTCGTGCTCAAGCCCTCCGAGCAGGACCCCATGGTGACCATGCGCCTGGTGGAGCTGGCGCTGGAAGCCGGCATTCCACCCGGTGTGCTCAACGTGATCCACGGCGGCGAGATGGCCGTGAACGCGATCTGCGACCACAAGGACATCAAGGCAGTCTCCTTCGTGGGCTCCACCAAGGTGGGCACCCATGTGTACAACCGCGCCACCCTGGCCGGCAAGCGCGCGCAATGCATGATGGGCGCCAAGAACCACGCGATCATCCTGCCCGACGCGAACAAGGAACAGTCGCTCAACGCCATCGCCGGTGCCGCATTTGGCGCCGCCGGCCAGCGCTGCATGGCCCTGCCCGTGGTGGTGCTGGTGGGCGAGGCGCAAAAGTGGATTCCCGATCTGGTGGCCAAGGCCAAGACGCTCAAGGTCAACGGCGGCACTGAAAAGGGCACGGACGTGGGCCCGCTCGTTTCCTGTGCGGCGCTCTCGCGTGTGGAAGGCCTGATCGAACGCGGCATCGCCGATGGCGCCACGCTGGAGCTGGACGGCCGCAAGCCTATGGTGCCCGGCTATGAAAAGGGCAACTTCGTGGGCCCGACGATCTTCTCGAACGTGAAGCCCGGCATGGCCATCTATGACCAGGAAATCTTCGGCCCCGTGCTGGCCCTGGTGCCCGCCGCCGACATCGACGAAGCCATCGAGTTCATCAACAGCAACCCCAACGGCAACGGCACCGCCATCTTCACGCAGTCGGGTGCGGCAGCGCGCAAGTTCCAGGAAGAAATCGACGTGGGCCAGGTCGGCATCAACGTGCCAATCCCCGTGCCAGTGCCGTTGTTCTCGTTCACGGGTTCGCGCGCGTCCAAGCTAGGCGACCTGGGCCCTTACGGCAAGCAGGTCGTCATGTTCTACACGCAGACCAAGACGGTGACGGCCCGCTGGTTTGATGACAGCACCACGTCGCATGGTGTGAACACGACGATTAGCTTGAAGTGA
- a CDS encoding YiiD C-terminal domain-containing protein: MTPLDLQAYLHQHIPLSHAMEVTVVDATPQQVVLAAPLGPNINHRDTVFGGSASAVAILAAWSMLHLRLSAEQLGSRLVIQRNTMDYLAPMAGAFTAVAQAPTPQAWRSFTRMLQRKGLGRIVQASALHCDGRPAGRLEGEFVAFGPGYP; the protein is encoded by the coding sequence GTGACTCCCCTTGACCTCCAAGCCTATCTGCACCAGCACATTCCCCTGTCCCACGCCATGGAGGTGACGGTGGTCGACGCCACGCCGCAGCAGGTGGTGCTGGCCGCTCCGCTGGGGCCCAACATCAACCACCGCGATACGGTGTTTGGCGGCAGCGCATCGGCCGTGGCGATCCTGGCCGCCTGGTCGATGCTGCACCTGCGCCTGTCGGCCGAGCAACTGGGCAGCCGCCTGGTGATCCAGCGCAACACCATGGACTACCTCGCGCCCATGGCCGGCGCCTTCACCGCCGTGGCGCAGGCGCCCACGCCGCAGGCCTGGCGCTCTTTCACCCGGATGCTGCAGCGCAAGGGGCTGGGCCGGATCGTGCAGGCGTCGGCGCTGCACTGCGATGGGCGGCCAGCGGGGCGGCTGGAAGGAGAGTTCGTGGCGTTCGGGCCGGGTTACCCGTAG
- a CDS encoding DUF3309 family protein: MSLSLILLIVLILILVGALPTWGHSRSWGYGPSGGIGLVVLILVILLLMGRI; this comes from the coding sequence ATGTCCCTCTCGCTGATTCTGCTGATCGTCCTCATCCTCATCCTGGTTGGCGCACTGCCAACCTGGGGCCACAGCCGCTCATGGGGCTACGGACCCAGCGGCGGGATCGGGCTGGTGGTGCTGATTCTCGTGATCCTGCTGCTGATGGGCAGGATATGA
- a CDS encoding phage tail protein — MSNPLIAEIRMFAGNFAPRGWALCNGQLLSISQNTALFSLLGTTYGGNGQTTFGLPDLRGRVPVGTGQGPGLSLVDLGEVSGSPTHTLNSTEMPAHTHAAPTIPASTTLGTVQEPGPLAIPAGSNQRNAQYAASSTANTQLAMSSATTGSTGGNQPFSVMQPYLGLNYIIALEGIFPSRN, encoded by the coding sequence ATGAGTAACCCGCTTATTGCTGAAATCAGGATGTTCGCCGGCAATTTCGCCCCCCGTGGATGGGCCTTGTGCAACGGGCAGCTACTCAGCATCTCCCAGAACACGGCCCTGTTCTCCCTGCTGGGCACCACCTATGGCGGCAATGGGCAGACCACCTTTGGGCTTCCAGACCTCCGGGGCCGTGTTCCCGTTGGCACGGGGCAGGGTCCGGGACTTTCGCTAGTGGATCTGGGGGAAGTTTCAGGCAGCCCCACACATACCCTCAACAGCACGGAAATGCCGGCGCATACGCATGCCGCGCCCACGATCCCGGCATCCACCACCCTGGGCACGGTGCAGGAGCCCGGCCCCCTTGCCATACCAGCGGGGTCCAACCAGCGCAATGCCCAGTATGCAGCCAGCAGCACCGCGAATACCCAATTGGCCATGAGCAGCGCGACGACAGGCAGTACCGGGGGCAACCAGCCGTTCTCCGTTATGCAGCCCTACCTGGGCCTCAACTACATCATCGCCTTGGAGGGCATATTCCCGTCCAGAAACTGA
- a CDS encoding LysR family transcriptional regulator, translating to MDWDHFRYFLELARAGTLVGAARRLGVEHTTVSRRLQALEKQVGSALFAREAGGHRLTEAGRQLMPKVEAMEAAFLAVESAAPGVRQGLHGLVRIGTTEGFGNLILAPQLARFAQNHPGLVVDLLALPRLVHLSRREADIVISLERPVRGAVLVVKLTDYVLQLYGARDYLAGHAPVHTADDLRGHTFISYVDDLLFSKELQILDELHRPAHFVLRSTSILAQYEAARAGAGLAVLPAFVAAQDPSLVPVLPGVARFQRTFWMSMPAENKHVARMQATWAFLREAVAARQGLLLPSIGAIDSGAAGA from the coding sequence ATGGATTGGGATCATTTCCGCTACTTTCTGGAGCTCGCGCGCGCCGGCACGCTGGTGGGCGCCGCACGCCGCCTGGGCGTGGAGCACACCACCGTGTCGCGCCGCCTGCAGGCGCTGGAGAAACAGGTGGGATCGGCCCTTTTCGCCCGTGAAGCCGGGGGCCACCGGCTCACGGAAGCAGGGCGGCAGCTGATGCCCAAGGTGGAGGCCATGGAGGCCGCGTTCCTCGCGGTGGAGAGTGCGGCGCCTGGTGTGCGGCAAGGGCTGCACGGCCTGGTGCGCATCGGCACCACCGAGGGTTTTGGCAACCTGATCCTCGCGCCGCAGCTGGCCCGCTTCGCACAGAACCACCCGGGCCTGGTGGTGGACCTTCTGGCGCTGCCCCGCCTGGTGCACCTGTCGCGGCGCGAGGCGGACATCGTGATCTCCCTGGAGCGCCCCGTGCGGGGCGCGGTGCTGGTGGTCAAGCTCACCGACTATGTGTTGCAGCTCTACGGCGCGCGCGACTACCTCGCCGGCCATGCGCCCGTCCACACGGCCGACGACCTGCGCGGCCACACCTTCATCAGCTATGTGGACGACCTGCTGTTCAGCAAGGAACTGCAGATCCTCGACGAGCTGCACCGCCCCGCGCATTTCGTGCTGCGCAGCACGAGCATCCTCGCGCAGTACGAGGCGGCGCGCGCCGGTGCCGGGCTGGCGGTGCTGCCCGCGTTCGTGGCGGCCCAAGATCCCTCGCTGGTCCCGGTGCTGCCCGGGGTGGCGCGGTTCCAGCGCACGTTCTGGATGTCGATGCCCGCCGAGAACAAGCACGTGGCGCGCATGCAGGCCACCTGGGCGTTCTTGCGCGAGGCCGTGGCGGCCCGGCAAGGGTTGCTGCTGCCTTCCATTGGTGCTATTGATTCGGGAGCTGCTGGCGCTTGA
- the mmsB gene encoding 3-hydroxyisobutyrate dehydrogenase produces the protein MKIAFIGLGNMGGPMALNLHKAGHDVGAFDLSKPACDKLAADGVRIATDAGACVQGAEVVISMLPASQHVETLYLGSDRQPGLLPLLAEGTLVIDCSTIAAATSRKVAEAAKARGMDFIDAPVSGGTGGAIAGTLTFMVGGDTPALERARPVLEKMGANIFHAGAVGAGQTAKICNNMLLGILMAGTSEAIALGVANGLDPKVLSEIMRRSSGGNWALEKYNPMPGVMETAPASKGYAGGFGTDLMLKDLGLAQENAAAVKASTPLGGLARSLYAAHSLAGHGALDFSSIIKLVQKH, from the coding sequence ATGAAGATTGCATTCATCGGCCTCGGCAACATGGGCGGCCCCATGGCCCTGAACCTGCACAAGGCGGGCCACGACGTGGGCGCCTTCGACCTCTCCAAGCCGGCCTGCGACAAGCTCGCCGCCGATGGCGTGCGCATCGCGACGGACGCCGGCGCCTGCGTGCAAGGGGCCGAGGTCGTCATCAGCATGCTGCCCGCCAGCCAGCACGTGGAAACGCTCTATCTGGGCAGCGACCGGCAACCCGGCCTGCTGCCGCTGCTGGCCGAGGGCACGCTGGTGATCGACTGCTCGACCATCGCCGCCGCCACGTCGCGCAAGGTGGCCGAGGCCGCCAAGGCACGGGGCATGGACTTCATCGACGCGCCCGTCTCGGGCGGCACGGGCGGGGCCATCGCCGGCACGCTGACCTTCATGGTGGGCGGCGACACCCCGGCACTGGAACGCGCGCGCCCCGTGCTCGAGAAGATGGGCGCCAACATCTTTCACGCCGGCGCCGTGGGCGCGGGCCAGACGGCCAAGATCTGCAACAACATGCTGCTGGGCATCCTGATGGCCGGCACCAGCGAGGCGATCGCCCTGGGCGTGGCCAATGGCCTGGACCCGAAGGTGCTCTCCGAGATCATGCGCCGCAGCTCGGGCGGCAACTGGGCGCTGGAGAAGTACAACCCCATGCCCGGCGTGATGGAGACCGCGCCGGCGAGCAAGGGCTATGCGGGCGGCTTCGGCACCGACCTCATGCTCAAGGACCTGGGGCTGGCGCAGGAGAACGCCGCGGCCGTGAAGGCCTCCACCCCGCTCGGCGGCCTGGCGCGCAGCCTGTATGCCGCACACAGCCTGGCGGGCCATGGCGCGCTGGATTTCTCCAGCATCATCAAGTTGGTGCAAAAACACTGA
- a CDS encoding sulfotransferase family protein, which yields MDSVNFSGWRPIRFYIAKGQVMVDWIRMLDEPMREPFFQHGIQSQMQHPFHLAFRRQTPLHDLLAWHERSPGLDPSLVIFHVSRCGSTLITQALAESPHHLQLSEPAPVDFLLRQALPSGLIDKAQVVRALRAWVSAWAQRCDSASPRLESVSIKLDAWNTDKAPLVADAWPEARWVFLAREPLSVLVSQMRERAFFLVPGTLGACLEGLSFQELALMPHELYCARVLGDIYGAMAREFDPARTLLLDHTELPGAIETDLLAHMRWQMPADDRARMRERITRHGKHPHQAYVPDTETKHSMASDHLQSLTAQWIAPHYQRIQDLRQSYRPAASHPLVEEALP from the coding sequence ATGGATTCTGTGAACTTCAGCGGCTGGCGCCCGATCCGTTTTTACATCGCCAAGGGCCAGGTGATGGTGGACTGGATCCGCATGCTCGACGAGCCGATGCGCGAGCCCTTCTTCCAGCACGGCATCCAGAGCCAGATGCAGCACCCCTTCCATCTGGCGTTCCGGCGCCAGACGCCGCTTCACGACCTGCTGGCCTGGCATGAACGGTCGCCGGGCCTGGACCCCTCGCTCGTCATCTTCCACGTGTCGCGCTGTGGCTCCACGCTCATCACGCAGGCGCTGGCGGAAAGCCCGCACCATCTGCAACTGTCGGAGCCCGCTCCGGTGGACTTTCTGCTGCGCCAGGCCTTGCCCAGCGGGCTCATCGACAAGGCGCAGGTCGTGCGTGCATTGCGCGCATGGGTCAGCGCCTGGGCCCAGCGCTGCGACAGCGCCAGCCCACGGCTCGAATCCGTGAGCATCAAGCTCGACGCCTGGAACACGGACAAGGCCCCGCTGGTGGCCGATGCCTGGCCCGAAGCGCGCTGGGTGTTTCTCGCCCGGGAACCGCTGTCGGTGCTGGTGTCGCAAATGCGGGAGCGCGCGTTCTTCCTGGTGCCGGGCACGCTGGGCGCCTGCCTGGAAGGCCTGAGCTTCCAGGAACTGGCCCTCATGCCCCATGAACTCTACTGCGCACGGGTACTGGGCGACATCTATGGAGCCATGGCCCGGGAGTTCGATCCCGCACGCACACTGCTGCTGGACCACACCGAGCTACCCGGCGCCATCGAAACAGACCTGCTGGCCCACATGCGCTGGCAGATGCCGGCAGATGACCGTGCGCGGATGCGCGAACGCATCACGCGGCACGGCAAGCACCCCCACCAAGCCTACGTTCCAGACACGGAAACCAAACACAGCATGGCAAGCGACCATCTCCAATCCCTGACCGCGCAATGGATCGCCCCTCACTACCAGAGGATTCAGGACTTGCGCCAGTCCTACCGTCCGGCGGCCTCCCATCCGCTGGTTGAGGAGGCACTGCCATGA
- a CDS encoding DUF488 domain-containing protein, producing the protein MPLRIVRLGTPRAAGEGTRIGTVRRPPRGVPKTEFASRDYYDVWYPLLSPTAELMAQGQQAQTDKEWDAFVKQFRKELAQPEASRTLDLLAALSRHAAMSLGCYCEDESRCHRSVLRAELKARGADFAE; encoded by the coding sequence ATGCCCCTTCGCATCGTCCGCCTCGGCACCCCGCGCGCCGCCGGGGAAGGCACCCGCATCGGCACCGTGCGCCGCCCGCCGCGTGGCGTGCCCAAGACCGAGTTCGCCAGCCGCGACTATTACGACGTGTGGTACCCCCTGCTGTCCCCCACGGCCGAACTCATGGCCCAGGGCCAGCAGGCGCAGACGGACAAGGAGTGGGACGCGTTCGTCAAGCAGTTCCGCAAGGAACTGGCCCAGCCCGAGGCCAGCCGCACGCTGGACCTGCTGGCCGCGCTCTCGCGCCACGCCGCGATGTCGCTGGGCTGCTACTGCGAGGACGAATCGCGTTGCCACCGCTCGGTGCTGCGCGCGGAGCTGAAAGCCCGCGGCGCAGACTTCGCCGAGTGA
- a CDS encoding lysozyme inhibitor LprI family protein yields MVFGAACVMLVGADAHAQAGAACKPGGSVEETNACAVQAFQAADTQIGILYGDVMRALSAHERPQLRQEHTAWQRERTTRCKQATRSAESQPQWPRLYHECLTTETETRRKGLMRWLTLDHPSARP; encoded by the coding sequence ATGGTCTTCGGTGCGGCTTGCGTGATGCTGGTGGGAGCTGATGCCCACGCGCAGGCCGGTGCCGCCTGCAAACCCGGCGGCAGCGTGGAGGAAACCAATGCCTGCGCGGTGCAGGCCTTTCAGGCGGCAGACACGCAGATTGGCATCCTTTACGGCGATGTGATGCGCGCCCTGTCGGCCCACGAGCGGCCCCAGCTGCGGCAGGAGCACACAGCCTGGCAGCGCGAACGCACCACGCGCTGCAAGCAGGCCACGCGCAGTGCCGAGTCGCAGCCCCAGTGGCCGCGCCTGTACCACGAGTGTCTGACGACGGAGACCGAGACCCGCCGCAAGGGCCTGATGCGCTGGCTGACGCTGGACCACCCATCCGCCAGGCCCTGA